From Chryseobacterium shandongense, the proteins below share one genomic window:
- a CDS encoding TolC family protein has protein sequence MKKVLTIILGLSCLAVSAQKKWSLRECVDYATEHNLQVIQNEYSKQIQDLNLKIAKRNYLPSVSANVGNSVSFGQASLGTGSIRNDRFSNNANIGADILVYNNGRLEKTIRKTEFDVEASQYDIETIKNDISLQIAQQYLTTLLNKEIVKISQAAVENAQKQYDRSKITTEVGTTAQTVLAEAEAGLAREKQNLKTAEINVGRSLFALAQLLQLQDYKDFDVEDVNVPDQLAPQLISVDEVLKTAYETQPQVKAAESRIRSAEAQTEVTRTAFWPTVTASAGIGSFYNNLLNTRTTGYDQFGNPVSEPTLFNQYKDNFGQNLGISVNIPIFNKGITKLQVEQSKLQESIAKTTLLQQKQVVRENVQKAQFDVDANYEIYLSALQAEKSTKLALDFADKSYAAGRSTIYDVNIARNNYANAQGSVAQAKYNYLFSLKLLNFYAGIPLSL, from the coding sequence ATGAAAAAAGTTTTGACTATTATTTTGGGATTATCTTGCCTGGCTGTCAGCGCCCAGAAGAAGTGGTCTTTGCGGGAATGTGTAGATTATGCAACCGAGCATAATCTTCAGGTAATCCAAAATGAATATTCGAAACAAATACAGGATCTCAACCTGAAAATTGCCAAAAGAAATTATCTCCCTTCAGTCTCTGCAAATGTAGGAAACAGCGTGAGTTTCGGACAGGCTTCTTTAGGAACAGGAAGTATCAGGAACGACAGGTTCAGCAATAACGCCAATATTGGAGCAGATATTCTTGTTTATAATAATGGAAGGCTTGAGAAAACGATTAGAAAAACCGAATTTGACGTAGAAGCGAGCCAATACGATATTGAGACCATTAAAAATGATATTTCCCTTCAGATTGCGCAGCAATACCTCACCACTTTATTAAATAAAGAAATCGTTAAAATCTCCCAGGCTGCTGTTGAAAATGCCCAAAAGCAGTATGATAGATCGAAGATCACCACAGAAGTCGGAACAACTGCCCAGACCGTTCTTGCCGAAGCGGAAGCGGGTCTCGCGAGAGAAAAGCAAAATCTGAAAACGGCTGAGATTAATGTGGGAAGAAGTTTATTTGCATTGGCTCAGCTATTGCAGCTACAGGATTATAAAGATTTTGATGTGGAAGATGTTAATGTGCCGGATCAGCTGGCGCCACAATTGATATCTGTTGATGAGGTTTTAAAAACCGCTTATGAGACCCAACCTCAGGTGAAAGCTGCAGAAAGCAGAATCAGATCGGCAGAAGCACAGACCGAAGTTACAAGAACGGCTTTCTGGCCAACTGTAACCGCGAGTGCAGGAATCGGGAGTTTTTATAATAATCTCTTAAACACAAGAACTACAGGGTACGATCAGTTTGGAAATCCTGTCAGCGAGCCGACCTTATTTAATCAATATAAAGATAATTTCGGACAGAACCTGGGAATTTCCGTGAATATTCCAATTTTCAATAAAGGAATTACCAAGCTCCAGGTAGAACAGTCAAAGCTTCAGGAAAGTATTGCTAAAACTACATTGCTGCAACAGAAGCAGGTTGTACGGGAAAACGTTCAGAAAGCCCAGTTTGATGTGGATGCTAATTATGAAATTTACTTATCCGCTTTACAAGCAGAGAAAAGTACAAAATTGGCTCTTGATTTTGCTGATAAAAGTTATGCAGCAGGAAGATCTACCATCTATGATGTCAATATTGCAAGAAACAATTACGCCAATGCCCAGGGATCTGTGGCGCAGGCTAAATATAATTATCTTTTCAGCCTTAAATTGTTGAATTTCTATGCGGGAATTCCACTAAGTTTGTAA
- a CDS encoding mannose-1-phosphate guanylyltransferase, translating into MSKSNRYCVIMAGGIGSRFWPLSTQKFPKQFQDILGVGRTMIQQTYDRISKIIPDENIFVITNKEYVDLSHQQLPEIPQENIVGEPLLKNTAPCNLYMANKIAEIDPDATMIVLPADHLILKEETFLQKVEVAFDLAAKNDYLVTLGITPTRPDTGYGYIQFVDKHDSDYYKVKTFTEKPILEIAKSFLESGDFLWNAGIFIWNVKSIIHAFEKYLPEMAQHFMACEYNAESEQSCIELIYPKVQKISIDNGILEKAKNVYVIPADLGWSDLGTWTSVFENMEKDDNRNATKQKHILTYNSEGNIINIKNSNKAVIVDSLKDFIIVDTDKVLLICPKEHDQLIKDYVLDLKNLKKGDKFM; encoded by the coding sequence ATGTCAAAATCAAATAGATATTGCGTAATTATGGCTGGAGGAATCGGCAGTAGATTCTGGCCGTTAAGCACGCAGAAATTTCCGAAACAATTTCAGGATATTTTGGGTGTAGGACGTACAATGATCCAACAAACATATGACAGGATAAGCAAAATCATTCCTGATGAAAATATATTTGTGATCACCAATAAAGAATATGTAGATCTTTCTCATCAGCAGCTGCCGGAAATTCCTCAGGAAAATATTGTCGGTGAACCCTTGCTGAAAAATACCGCGCCATGCAATCTTTACATGGCCAATAAAATTGCCGAAATCGATCCGGACGCTACTATGATTGTTCTGCCTGCAGATCATCTTATTTTAAAGGAAGAAACTTTTCTGCAAAAAGTGGAGGTAGCTTTTGATCTCGCCGCTAAAAATGACTATCTGGTTACCCTAGGGATTACACCAACAAGGCCAGATACAGGATATGGATACATTCAGTTTGTAGATAAACATGATTCAGATTACTATAAAGTAAAAACCTTTACTGAAAAGCCAATCCTGGAAATAGCAAAAAGTTTTCTTGAAAGCGGAGATTTCCTCTGGAACGCCGGAATTTTCATCTGGAATGTTAAAAGCATTATTCATGCTTTCGAAAAATATCTTCCGGAAATGGCACAACACTTTATGGCATGTGAGTATAATGCCGAAAGCGAGCAGAGCTGTATTGAACTTATTTATCCCAAGGTACAGAAGATCTCAATAGATAATGGGATTCTGGAAAAAGCAAAAAACGTGTACGTGATTCCTGCGGATCTAGGATGGAGCGACTTGGGAACATGGACGTCAGTTTTTGAAAATATGGAAAAAGATGATAACCGGAATGCCACCAAGCAAAAACATATTTTAACCTACAATTCGGAAGGGAATATTATCAATATAAAAAACAGCAACAAAGCGGTTATTGTAGATTCTCTTAAAGATTTTATTATTGTAGACACAGATAAAGTTCTGCTCATTTGCCCGAAAGAACATGATCAATTAATCAAAGATTATGTATTGGATTTGAAAAACCTTAAAAAAGGTGACAAATTCATGTAA
- a CDS encoding DinB family protein, whose protein sequence is MITNHLQSLFSRDLTKLKTEIESYQNEENIWKTDKNISNSAGNLCLHLVGNLNHYIGMTLGNSGYIRNRELEFSLKDISSVKLIQQVEKTIETVTLTLENVSKEELQKEYPSEPLGYPMTTEYFLIHLFGHLNYHLGQINYHRRLLDL, encoded by the coding sequence ATGATAACAAATCATTTACAATCCCTATTTTCAAGAGATTTAACTAAATTAAAAACAGAGATTGAATCATATCAAAACGAAGAAAACATCTGGAAGACTGATAAAAACATTTCTAATTCAGCGGGAAACCTTTGTCTTCATTTGGTTGGAAACCTCAATCATTATATAGGAATGACGCTTGGAAACTCGGGATACATTCGAAATAGAGAACTTGAATTTTCTTTAAAAGATATATCGAGCGTTAAATTGATTCAGCAGGTTGAGAAAACTATTGAAACGGTGACACTTACACTTGAAAACGTATCGAAAGAAGAACTACAGAAAGAATATCCGTCTGAACCTTTAGGCTATCCCATGACAACAGAATATTTTCTTATTCATCTTTTCGGGCATTTAAACTACCATTTAGGGCAGATCAATTATCATCGAAGACTGCTTGATCTATAG
- a CDS encoding DUF885 domain-containing protein, with protein sequence MKNILSKSIIGLSMVLSLTSCKKSDSPLTKVTPSNLDSIASNYYEQYLKLYPLDATAQGDLRYNDQLPINIDKDFISGEVAFYHSVQKQLENVDYKNLSDEDKVVYDVLNFTLRDKIQGYDYHPEYIPFTQFGGLPLNFPLYGSGEGSQPFKTEKDYSDWLKRMEKFPEWMNAATDNFREGISNKMVLPKKLVVKMIPQMRAEEIITSDLEKNIFYGPVRNFPKDFTKEQKDKFSNLYKEAIIKKIIPAYTKMGDFLEKEYLPKARDTDGYNSLPNGKDIYQYYAKSWTTTDKTPEEINKIGLQQVAMLRSEMEKVKQQVGFTGTLEEFISYVKTDPKAMPYKTSKEVLAAFNGILTKITPKLKTMFSVTPKTKFEIRQTEKFREASASAEYIQGTPDGKRPGIFYVPLPDPSKFNVTSGMESLFLHEAIPGHHYQVSLQQENTKLPKFMRFGWLGAYGEGWAHYCETLGPEFGLYTDPYQKMGYLSDQMLRAVRLVVDTGLHTGRMTREEAIKYFLSNISYDEAGATAEVERYMAMPGQALGYKIGSLRIRELREKYEKELGSKFSLAKFHDEILNQGCLPLDVLNRKMELWAKKQK encoded by the coding sequence ATGAAAAATATTCTATCAAAAAGTATTATTGGTCTGAGCATGGTGCTAAGTCTTACTTCCTGCAAAAAATCTGATTCTCCTTTAACCAAAGTCACCCCTTCCAATCTGGACTCCATTGCTTCTAATTATTATGAGCAATATCTAAAGCTTTATCCTTTGGACGCCACTGCGCAGGGCGATTTACGATATAACGACCAACTTCCCATTAATATCGATAAAGATTTTATTTCCGGAGAAGTAGCTTTTTACCATTCTGTACAGAAACAGCTCGAAAATGTTGATTATAAAAATCTTTCCGATGAGGATAAAGTGGTTTATGATGTATTGAATTTTACACTGAGAGATAAAATCCAGGGGTACGACTATCATCCGGAATATATTCCTTTCACGCAGTTTGGCGGACTGCCGCTGAACTTTCCATTGTATGGAAGCGGAGAAGGAAGCCAGCCCTTTAAAACAGAAAAAGACTACAGTGACTGGCTCAAAAGAATGGAAAAATTTCCGGAATGGATGAATGCCGCAACCGATAATTTCCGCGAAGGGATCAGCAATAAAATGGTTTTACCTAAAAAGCTGGTAGTCAAAATGATTCCGCAGATGAGAGCCGAGGAAATCATAACCTCTGACTTGGAAAAGAATATTTTTTACGGACCGGTGAGAAATTTTCCTAAAGATTTTACCAAAGAGCAAAAAGACAAATTTTCAAATCTATATAAAGAAGCCATTATCAAGAAGATTATTCCTGCTTACACTAAAATGGGCGATTTCCTGGAGAAAGAATATCTGCCAAAAGCTAGAGATACAGATGGTTACAATAGTCTTCCTAATGGAAAAGACATTTATCAGTATTACGCAAAAAGCTGGACGACAACAGATAAAACACCTGAAGAAATCAATAAAATAGGACTTCAGCAGGTAGCGATGCTTCGCTCCGAAATGGAAAAAGTAAAACAGCAGGTTGGCTTTACGGGAACACTGGAGGAATTCATCAGCTACGTAAAAACAGACCCGAAAGCAATGCCTTATAAAACTTCGAAAGAAGTATTGGCTGCGTTTAATGGTATTTTAACGAAAATCACGCCCAAACTGAAAACAATGTTCTCTGTAACCCCGAAAACCAAGTTTGAGATCAGACAGACGGAAAAATTCAGGGAAGCCAGTGCAAGTGCGGAATATATTCAGGGAACTCCGGATGGAAAAAGACCTGGAATTTTCTATGTCCCGCTTCCTGATCCTTCCAAATTCAATGTAACTTCCGGAATGGAATCTCTGTTTTTACATGAGGCGATTCCGGGACATCATTATCAGGTTTCTTTGCAGCAGGAAAATACCAAGCTTCCGAAATTCATGAGATTTGGATGGTTGGGTGCGTATGGTGAAGGTTGGGCACATTACTGTGAGACTTTAGGCCCGGAATTCGGGTTGTACACAGATCCTTACCAAAAAATGGGATATTTAAGCGACCAAATGCTGAGAGCAGTACGACTTGTGGTTGATACTGGGCTTCACACCGGAAGAATGACTCGCGAAGAAGCCATCAAATATTTTTTAAGCAATATTTCTTACGATGAAGCCGGCGCAACGGCGGAAGTAGAAAGATATATGGCAATGCCGGGACAGGCTTTAGGATACAAAATAGGATCTTTACGAATCCGCGAATTGAGAGAAAAATATGAAAAAGAACTGGGCAGCAAATTTAGTCTGGCTAAATTCCATGATGAAATTCTCAATCAGGGATGCCTTCCTTTGGATGTCCTGAACAGAAAAATGGAATTATGGGCGAAAAAACAGAAATAA
- a CDS encoding DUF1398 domain-containing protein — MFTVEQIEAAHSKVNSGADFPGYIKEIKQFGVRSFETWVKDSQTEYFGENGYTVESKPKYDELIIENKVDKELFIKQLKSHQLGETDYMKFCEDCAETGIEKWIVDLDQFTCTYYDQSGNKILTEEIPH, encoded by the coding sequence ATGTTTACCGTAGAACAGATTGAAGCAGCACACAGCAAAGTAAATTCGGGAGCAGACTTTCCGGGTTATATTAAAGAAATAAAACAATTCGGTGTCCGGTCTTTCGAAACCTGGGTGAAGGACAGCCAAACGGAATATTTCGGCGAGAATGGATACACCGTAGAATCCAAACCAAAATATGATGAACTAATTATTGAAAATAAGGTTGATAAAGAATTATTTATCAAACAGTTGAAAAGCCATCAACTCGGTGAAACAGATTATATGAAATTCTGTGAAGACTGCGCCGAAACAGGAATTGAAAAGTGGATTGTCGATCTTGATCAGTTTACCTGTACTTATTATGATCAATCCGGAAATAAAATCCTAACCGAAGAAATTCCTCATTGA
- a CDS encoding bifunctional folylpolyglutamate synthase/dihydrofolate synthase: protein MTTAQYQESVEWLFAQAPNYQIDGQKAYKPGLDNIIKLCNFFGNPQEKIKCIHIGGTNGKGSTSNMLASILQESGYKTGLYNSPHLIDFTERIKINGKNCDKEFVYNFIQKLKGLPEDIQPSFFEFTTIMAFEYFYQQQVDVAIIEVGLGGRLDSTNIIKPLVAAITNVQLDHQNILGDTIEEIAGEKAGIIKSQIPIISGDEKDVVKNIIKDKAYKEHSLFIDATLLKTDLSSDLKGNYQKKNIRVVLALIQELRKLNFIISEKNIEDGLLHVHHNTGFIGRWFEFSHNPLTICDTAHNQAGLEYVFAQLNSIDKHKHIVLGFVNDKKIDDVMKILPANATFYFAKPSIHRGRPPQEYEDLLKEGKISYTIFNSVQKAYLSAKENCRNEEMIFIGGSNFVVGEFLEKNLEISE from the coding sequence ATGACAACCGCACAATATCAGGAGTCTGTAGAATGGCTTTTCGCACAGGCTCCGAACTATCAGATTGATGGACAAAAGGCATATAAACCCGGATTAGACAATATCATAAAACTTTGTAATTTTTTCGGAAATCCTCAGGAAAAAATCAAATGCATCCATATCGGAGGAACCAACGGAAAAGGATCCACGAGTAATATGCTTGCTTCCATTCTACAGGAATCGGGTTATAAAACGGGCCTTTATAATTCGCCTCACCTCATTGATTTTACGGAACGTATCAAAATTAACGGAAAAAACTGTGACAAAGAATTTGTCTATAATTTTATTCAGAAGCTAAAGGGCCTGCCTGAAGATATTCAACCTTCTTTTTTTGAGTTTACAACCATCATGGCTTTTGAATATTTTTATCAGCAGCAGGTTGATGTGGCCATTATTGAGGTGGGTTTAGGCGGGAGGCTGGATTCTACCAATATTATTAAACCTTTAGTCGCGGCGATTACAAATGTTCAGCTGGATCATCAGAATATTTTGGGAGACACCATTGAAGAAATTGCAGGAGAGAAGGCTGGAATTATCAAATCCCAAATTCCCATTATATCCGGGGACGAAAAAGACGTGGTGAAAAATATTATTAAGGATAAAGCATACAAAGAACATTCACTTTTTATAGATGCTACTCTGCTGAAAACAGATTTATCCTCAGATCTTAAAGGAAATTATCAGAAGAAAAATATCCGTGTTGTTTTAGCATTGATTCAAGAATTACGAAAACTGAATTTTATTATTTCTGAAAAAAATATCGAAGACGGACTTTTACATGTTCATCACAACACAGGCTTCATCGGCCGCTGGTTTGAGTTCTCACATAATCCGCTTACCATTTGTGACACGGCACATAACCAGGCCGGGCTGGAATATGTTTTTGCCCAGTTAAATTCTATTGATAAACACAAGCATATTGTCTTAGGATTTGTCAATGATAAAAAGATAGATGATGTGATGAAGATTTTGCCTGCAAATGCCACGTTTTATTTTGCAAAACCTTCTATTCACAGGGGCAGACCGCCACAGGAATATGAAGATTTACTTAAAGAAGGAAAAATTTCTTATACAATTTTCAATTCCGTACAAAAAGCGTATCTCTCTGCAAAAGAGAATTGTAGAAATGAGGAAATGATTTTTATCGGCGGGAGTAATTTTGTTGTAGGAGAATTTTTAGAAAAAAATTTGGAGATTTCCGAATAA
- a CDS encoding SprT-like domain-containing protein: protein MSIQSLEKYLPHNTLQYLKIWFSDYYIHIKITRNRNSKLGDYRKLPDNSHEITINSTLAPELFFFVLTHELAHLIAFEKYGKRISPHGSEWKETFRQMLLQSIEVYEENLRPIIIKFSRSPKANFMASPDLVKYFHIEKQDDALVFIEELQKGDFFIYRNEKYLWEGLIKKNYLCKNLATGRKYSFKPLARVEKYT from the coding sequence ATGTCAATCCAATCTTTAGAAAAATATTTACCTCACAATACGTTACAATATTTAAAAATCTGGTTTTCAGATTATTATATTCATATAAAAATTACACGAAACAGGAATTCCAAATTAGGAGATTATCGTAAACTTCCTGATAATTCCCATGAAATTACCATCAATTCCACACTGGCACCCGAGCTTTTTTTCTTTGTGCTTACACATGAATTGGCTCATCTTATTGCCTTTGAAAAATATGGCAAAAGAATATCTCCTCATGGTAGCGAATGGAAAGAAACCTTTAGACAAATGCTTTTGCAAAGTATTGAAGTATATGAAGAAAACCTTAGGCCGATCATCATAAAATTTTCCAGATCTCCTAAGGCAAACTTTATGGCCAGCCCGGATCTCGTTAAGTATTTCCACATTGAAAAACAGGATGATGCGCTTGTGTTTATTGAGGAGCTTCAGAAAGGAGACTTCTTTATTTATCGAAATGAGAAGTATTTATGGGAAGGTCTTATTAAAAAAAACTATCTTTGTAAGAATCTGGCTACGGGAAGGAAGTATTCTTTCAAGCCTTTGGCGAGGGTAGAAAAATATACTTAA
- a CDS encoding MotA/TolQ/ExbB proton channel family protein, translating into MLITELTQILFAQVAAPAVAAEDLEFSFWKIMFHGGAFAKIVMVTVLLLGIFSVYLFFERFFFIKRLTSKTDANFMDNIEDFIKEGKIESALDYCKTQNSPEGRILEKGISRLGRPVSDIVSAMESQAQVEVANMEKNLNLLAVVPSIAPMLGLLGTVIGMIIAFFNLSHASGSFSPKTLSEGIYTALGQTAVGLAVAIPANFFYNLLLTRIDKFVLKAQNMSGEFLDLINKPL; encoded by the coding sequence ATGCTGATAACGGAACTTACTCAGATTTTATTTGCACAGGTTGCTGCGCCTGCAGTTGCGGCAGAAGATTTAGAATTTTCATTCTGGAAGATCATGTTTCATGGAGGAGCTTTCGCCAAAATAGTAATGGTGACCGTACTCTTGTTGGGTATATTTTCCGTATACCTTTTCTTTGAACGTTTTTTCTTTATTAAAAGGCTTACTTCTAAAACCGATGCCAACTTCATGGATAATATTGAAGATTTTATTAAAGAAGGCAAAATAGAGTCTGCATTGGATTATTGCAAAACACAAAATTCTCCGGAAGGACGTATTCTGGAGAAAGGAATTTCAAGACTGGGAAGGCCGGTTTCCGATATCGTAAGCGCGATGGAATCTCAGGCGCAGGTTGAGGTAGCCAATATGGAGAAAAACCTGAACCTTTTGGCTGTTGTCCCAAGTATTGCTCCAATGTTGGGACTTTTAGGAACTGTAATCGGGATGATTATTGCATTCTTCAACCTTTCGCACGCGAGCGGATCTTTTTCACCTAAAACATTATCTGAAGGTATTTATACGGCTTTGGGACAAACTGCGGTTGGTCTGGCTGTTGCGATTCCGGCAAACTTTTTCTACAATTTATTATTAACAAGAATTGATAAATTTGTATTGAAAGCCCAGAACATGTCCGGAGAATTTTTAGATCTCATCAACAAACCTTTATAA
- a CDS encoding site-specific integrase, producing MNKTFNLLFYVKKSKTNSEGQSPIYMRITIDGKICEISTKRHILPTRWNSQSQKVAGSSEESRSINFYLKSLEQKVYDTYHQMIRDKETPTCEALKNKLIGKDDCKRTLIPIFNDHNNRMKKLIGQEFAQGTLERYNITLQHTQQFLKWKYNTTDIDILKIDLAFLNDFEFYLRTEKSCSNNTAVKYVKKNFGKIIRNCIANGWITKDPFLNYKSSFDEVTRTFLTEEEIEKLFNKDFKNERLSQVRYIFLFSCFTGLAYIDTQNLTHKNIRVGLDGNKWIFTNRQKTKTASNIPLLPQAEEIIKKYRNHPTCLNNGKLLPILSNQKMNCYLKEIADLCEIDKELTYHIARHTFATTITLSNGVPIESVSKMLGHKNIKTTQHYAKILDQKVSEDMSNLKMVFKNKGKMEI from the coding sequence ATGAACAAGACATTCAACTTACTTTTCTATGTGAAAAAGTCCAAAACAAATTCAGAGGGTCAATCTCCAATCTATATGAGAATTACGATTGACGGCAAAATTTGCGAGATATCCACGAAACGCCATATACTACCTACAAGGTGGAATTCCCAATCACAAAAAGTTGCTGGTTCTTCGGAAGAAAGCAGATCGATAAACTTCTATCTGAAATCTCTTGAACAGAAGGTCTATGACACCTACCATCAAATGATCAGGGACAAAGAAACTCCAACTTGTGAGGCTTTAAAAAATAAACTAATTGGGAAAGATGATTGCAAAAGAACATTAATTCCCATATTTAATGACCATAATAATCGAATGAAGAAGCTTATAGGACAGGAATTTGCGCAAGGAACTCTTGAACGTTATAACATAACTTTGCAACATACCCAGCAATTTCTGAAATGGAAATATAATACAACAGACATTGATATTTTAAAAATAGATCTAGCATTTCTAAACGATTTTGAATTTTACTTAAGAACAGAAAAATCTTGTAGCAATAATACCGCGGTTAAATATGTTAAAAAGAATTTTGGAAAAATTATCAGAAACTGTATTGCTAATGGCTGGATCACAAAAGACCCGTTCTTGAATTATAAGTCTTCATTTGATGAAGTCACAAGAACCTTTCTAACTGAAGAGGAAATTGAAAAGCTTTTTAATAAAGACTTTAAAAATGAGCGTCTCTCTCAAGTGCGGTACATATTTTTATTCAGCTGTTTTACTGGGTTAGCTTATATAGATACCCAGAACTTGACCCACAAAAATATCAGGGTCGGGCTGGACGGCAACAAATGGATTTTCACAAACCGGCAAAAAACCAAAACGGCATCTAATATTCCATTACTCCCACAGGCTGAAGAAATAATAAAAAAATACCGAAATCATCCTACCTGCCTAAATAATGGTAAATTACTTCCTATCCTTAGCAATCAAAAAATGAATTGCTATCTCAAAGAGATTGCTGATCTATGCGAGATTGACAAAGAATTGACATACCATATTGCACGTCATACATTCGCTACCACTATTACTTTATCAAACGGGGTTCCCATCGAAAGTGTAAGCAAAATGCTTGGTCATAAGAATATTAAGACCACTCAACATTACGCTAAGATTTTAGATCAGAAGGTAAGTGAAGATATGTCTAATCTAAAAATGGTTTTTAAAAACAAGGGAAAAATGGAAATATAG
- a CDS encoding GNAT family N-acetyltransferase: MSLKNQTNLQNEDKFYETERLILRPMAVEDAEFILELYNSPKFIQYIGDRYIRSVSDAESYIKRRFLPQFENLGFGNYLMLTKEGHHKIGGVGIFERDGLDVVDIGFSLLEEFEGKGYAYEAALKIKSVGMNDFGLTKLSAITTKDNTSSQKLIEKLGLKFQRFVKIPNDPEELMYYETE, translated from the coding sequence ATGAGCCTAAAAAATCAAACAAATCTACAAAACGAAGATAAGTTTTACGAGACGGAACGACTAATCCTTCGTCCTATGGCTGTGGAAGATGCAGAGTTTATCCTGGAACTTTATAACAGTCCCAAGTTTATTCAGTATATCGGTGACCGCTACATAAGATCAGTTTCAGATGCGGAAAGCTATATTAAAAGAAGGTTTCTTCCGCAGTTTGAAAATTTGGGGTTTGGCAATTATCTTATGCTTACGAAAGAGGGGCATCACAAAATAGGAGGTGTGGGAATATTCGAAAGGGATGGTCTTGATGTTGTGGATATAGGATTTTCTCTCCTCGAAGAATTTGAAGGTAAAGGATATGCTTATGAAGCTGCCTTAAAAATAAAATCGGTGGGGATGAATGATTTTGGATTAACAAAACTTTCAGCGATTACAACAAAAGACAATACTTCTTCCCAAAAATTAATTGAAAAGCTGGGACTGAAATTTCAGCGTTTTGTAAAAATTCCAAACGATCCTGAAGAATTAATGTATTATGAAACTGAATAG
- a CDS encoding endonuclease III domain-containing protein: MTKKQRAELIQRELEKLYPEVPIPLDHTDPYTLMVAVALSAQTTDKKVNQVTPELFRVAGTPEKMAQLEVEEIRELIKEIGLSNTKARNLKRMAELLLERHHGIVPQTYDELEALPGVGHKTASVVMSQGFGFPAFPVDTHIHRLMTLWKLTSGKNVVETEKDAKAIWPESVWNKLHLQIIFYGREHSPARGKGNKDFITKMLFEK; the protein is encoded by the coding sequence ATGACAAAAAAGCAAAGAGCGGAACTTATTCAGAGAGAATTAGAAAAATTATATCCCGAAGTTCCGATTCCGTTGGATCACACAGACCCTTACACATTAATGGTAGCAGTGGCACTTTCTGCACAGACCACCGATAAAAAAGTAAATCAGGTCACTCCGGAGCTGTTCCGGGTAGCAGGAACTCCAGAAAAGATGGCGCAACTGGAAGTAGAAGAAATCAGGGAACTGATCAAAGAAATAGGATTATCCAACACAAAAGCCCGAAATCTTAAAAGAATGGCCGAATTGCTGCTGGAAAGACATCATGGAATAGTACCGCAAACCTATGACGAACTCGAAGCATTGCCTGGTGTTGGCCACAAAACGGCTTCTGTAGTCATGAGCCAGGGATTTGGGTTTCCTGCTTTTCCGGTGGACACCCATATTCACCGTTTGATGACGCTATGGAAACTAACCTCCGGAAAAAACGTTGTAGAAACGGAAAAAGATGCAAAAGCAATATGGCCAGAAAGCGTATGGAATAAGCTCCATCTCCAGATTATTTTTTACGGAAGAGAACACTCGCCCGCAAGAGGAAAAGGTAATAAAGATTTTATTACGAAAATGTTGTTTGAAAAATAA
- the bcp gene encoding thioredoxin-dependent thiol peroxidase, giving the protein MLKVGDKLPQFEGLNQDGEKVSSEQLIGKKLVVFFYPQANTPTCTVEACNLSDNYSKLQKAGFQLLGISGDSVKKQKNFHSKFTFPYDLIADESHEILEKFGVWKEKTTFGKTYMGIVRTTFIFDEKGICERVIEKVTSKTAAEQILEG; this is encoded by the coding sequence ATGCTTAAAGTCGGCGATAAATTACCTCAATTTGAAGGACTCAATCAGGATGGAGAAAAGGTAAGTTCTGAACAGTTAATCGGAAAAAAACTGGTTGTTTTCTTTTATCCTCAGGCCAATACGCCAACCTGTACAGTTGAAGCCTGTAACCTGAGCGATAATTATTCTAAATTGCAAAAGGCTGGTTTTCAGCTGTTGGGAATTAGCGGAGACTCGGTAAAAAAACAGAAAAACTTCCATAGTAAATTTACTTTTCCCTATGATCTTATCGCTGACGAAAGCCATGAAATTCTGGAGAAATTCGGAGTCTGGAAGGAGAAAACAACTTTCGGAAAAACATATATGGGAATTGTAAGAACCACTTTTATTTTCGATGAGAAAGGAATTTGTGAAAGAGTGATTGAAAAAGTGACCTCGAAAACTGCAGCGGAACAGATTCTGGAAGGATAG